In Salmo salar chromosome ssa15, Ssal_v3.1, whole genome shotgun sequence, one genomic interval encodes:
- the dtl gene encoding denticleless protein homolog isoform X1, translated as MLFRSIVDRGVCKRRCNDLSPKYNLSSLLDGYQCARHDEHITYGNVGVAFSTAPGLQGVLAVASETGVLRLYNTENRQSPLLKEWLAHGNAICDLAWVPGEASLVTASGDQMAKLWDVTSGELLGSFKGHQCSLKSVAFTRQEKAVFCTGGRDGNIMVWDTRYSKKDGFYRQVKQISGAHNKMDRNTPSKTKKKRPGMDPSVDSQQSVTVVLFQDEHTLISSGAVDGIIKMWDLRKNYTVYHHDPTPLQAYPYPGTSTQKLGYSGLVLDSTGSNLFSNCTDNNIYMFNVGGLETTPVAVFGGHLNSSFDVKSTVSPDNQFLASGSSDHHAYIWKIADPKQPPMMLQGHRQQVTSIAWCPTDFTKIASCSDDDTVRIWRLDRGTDRAKSSVGKDNLVGWACPKPATTMPSPMPLNQAECTPAKSPRPRRLGALASPQPAACAPRGADLPLASNTTAASPLQAHGARATLICQKTPSIRNWFARPPGEQITPPLRKVRSPCPLLTLSSERTAERRLENGDSGAAGDCDCITGLYPAAKRSRGPAAVCCPNQEPPHAGTERSEAWGKADLQVEDQRPVPATQADKENSSPEGADWLSAMSQKLRKGVGKPSSTPRSTSAPKRQDGRIPTSPAMSSPSWAMRSPKSIKKISS; from the exons ATGCTTTTTCGCTCCATTGTTGACAGAGGAGTCTGTAAACGAAGGTGTAATG ACCTCAGCCCAAAATACAATTTGTCCTCTCTGCTGGACGGCTACCAGTGTGCCCGTCATGATGAACACATCACATACGGGAATGTGGGGGTCGCCTTCTCTACAG CCCCGGGACTGCAGGGCGTCCTTGCTGTGGCCAGTGAGACGGGAGTCCTGAGGCTGTACAACACAGAGAACCGACAGAGTCCACTTCTGAAAG AATGGTTGGCACATGGTAATGCTATCTGTGACCTTGCTTGGGTGCCAGGGGAGGCTAGCTTG GTGACCGCGTCAGGTGATCAGATGGCCAAGCTGTGGGATGTGACATCAGGGGAGCTCCTTGGTAGCTTCAAGGGGCACCAGTGCAGCCTCAAGTCTGTTGCATTCACACGGCAGGAGAAAG CTGTGTTCTGTACTGGGGGCCGAGATGGGAATATTATGGTCTGGGACACAAGGTACAGCAAAAAAG ATGGCTTCTATAGGCAGGTAAAGCAGATCAGTGGAGCTCACAATAAAATGGACAGAAACACACCCTCTAAGACGAAGAAGAAACGCCCCGGCATGGACCCCTCTGTG GACTCCCAGCAGAGTGTCACAGTGGTTCTGTTCCAGGATGAACACACACTCATCTCCTCAGGTGCCGTTGATGG GATAATCAAGATGTGGGACCTCCGGAAAAACTACACAGTGTACCACCATGACCCCACCCCCCTCCAGGCGTACCCATACCCAGGGACTAGCACACAGAAGCTAG GTTACTCAGGGCTGGTGTTGGACTCCACTGGCTCCAACCTGTTCTCCAACTGCACTGACAACAACATCTACATGTTCAATGTCGGCGGGCTGGAAACCACTCCAG TGGCAGTCTTCGGTGGTCACCTCAACTCCTCGTTTGACGTGAAGTCCACTGTTAGCCCCGACAACCAGTTCCTGGCTAGTGGCTCAAGTGACCATCATGCGTACATTTGGAAG ATCGCCGACCCAAAACAGCCTCCCATGATGCTTCAGGGCCACCGCCAGCAAGTGACCTCCATAGCATGGTGCCCCACAGATTTCACAAAG ATCGCTTCCTGCTCTGATGACGACACCGTACGGATCTGGCGTCTGGACCGGGGTACGGATAGAGCAAAGTCTTCTGTCGGAAAGGACAATCTGGTGGGCTGGGCATGTCCTAaacctgccaccaccatgcccaGTCCAA tgcCTTTGAACCAGGCGGAGTGCACCCCAGCCAAGAGTCCCCGGCCAAGGCGTCTGGGGGCCCTGGCCTCCCCCCAGCCTGCTGCCTGCGCCCCCAGAGGAGCAGACCTGCCTCTCGCCTCCAACACCACCGCCGCCTCCCCCCTTCAGGCCCATGGCGCCAGGGCCACCCTCATATGTCAGAAAACGCCCTCCATCAGGAACTGGTTTGCCCGGCCTCCCGGAGAACAGATCACCCCTCCTCTCCGCAAGGTGCGTAGCCCCTGTCCCCTCCTTACCCTTTCCTCGGAGAGGACGGCCGAGCGCCGGCTGGAGAATGGTGACAGTGGGGCGGCGGGGGACTGTGACTGCATCACAGGGCTCTACCCCGCAGCCAAGAGGAGCCGGGGACCAGCAGCAGTGTGCTGCCCTAACCAGGAGCCACCTCATGCGGGCACAGAGAGGAGCGAGGCCTGGGGAAAAGCAGACCTCCAGGTGGAGGACCAGAGGCCTGTCCCAGCCACACAGGCAGATAAGGAGAACAGCTCTCCAGAAGGGGCAGACTGGTTGTCAGCAATGAGCCAGAAGCTGAGGAAAGGTGTGGGAAAACCCAGCAGCACTCCCAGAAGCACCAGTGCCCCCAAGAGGCAAGATGGCAGGATACCGACCTCACCG GCAATGTCCTCTCCCTCCTGGGCAATGCGCTCACCGAAATCCATTAAGAAAATATCTTCCTAG
- the LOC123723821 gene encoding putative GPI-anchored protein pfl2 codes for MHHNAGLASSGLASSGLVSSGLASSGLASSGLASSSLASSSLASSSLASSSLASSSLASSSLASSSREVLQQLVTSYPLVIVTLHTFTQLAASSLIDIPKRVAIATDTRGKLWCVADV; via the coding sequence ATGCACCACAATGCCGGCCTGGCCTCCAGCGGCCTGGCCTCCAGCGGCCTGGTCTCTAGCGGCCTGGCCTCTAGCGGCCTGGCCTCTAGCGGCCTGGCTTCCAGCAGCCTGGCCTCTAGCAGCCTGGCCTCTAGCAGCCTGGCCTCCAGCAGCCTGGCCTCCAGCAGCCTGGCCTCTAGCAGCCTGGCCTCCAGCAGCCGGGAGGTGCTTCAGCAGCTGGTCACCTCCTACCCCTTGGTCATTGTCACCCTGCACACCTTCACCCAGCTGGCTGCCTCCTCGCTCATCGACATCCCCAAACGGGTAGCTATAGCAACGGACACTAGGGGGAAACTATGGTGCGTGGCTGATGTGTAA
- the dtl gene encoding denticleless protein homolog isoform X2, protein MLFRSIVDRGVCKRRCNDLSPKYNLSSLLDGYQCARHDEHITYGNVGVAFSTAPGLQGVLAVASETGVLRLYNTENRQSPLLKEWLAHGNAICDLAWVPGEASLVTASGDQMAKLWDVTSGELLGSFKGHQCSLKSVAFTRQEKAVFCTGGRDGNIMVWDTRYSKKDGFYRQVKQISGAHNKMDRNTPSKTKKKRPGMDPSVDSQQSVTVVLFQDEHTLISSGAVDGIIKMWDLRKNYTVYHHDPTPLQAYPYPGTSTQKLGYSGLVLDSTGSNLFSNCTDNNIYMFNVGGLETTPVAVFGGHLNSSFDVKSTVSPDNQFLASGSSDHHAYIWKIADPKQPPMMLQGHRQQVTSIAWCPTDFTKIASCSDDDTVRIWRLDRGTDRAKSSVGKDNLVGWACPKPATTMPSPMPLNQAECTPAKSPRPRRLGALASPQPAACAPRGADLPLASNTTAASPLQAHGARATLICQKTPSIRNWFARPPGEQITPPLRKVRSPCPLLTLSSERTAERRLENGDSGAAGDCDCITGLYPAAKRSRGPAAVCCPNQEPPHAGTERSEAWGKADLQVEDQRPVPATQADKENSSPEGADWLSAMSQKLRKGVGKPSSTPRSTSAPKRQDGRIPTSPVYTRS, encoded by the exons ATGCTTTTTCGCTCCATTGTTGACAGAGGAGTCTGTAAACGAAGGTGTAATG ACCTCAGCCCAAAATACAATTTGTCCTCTCTGCTGGACGGCTACCAGTGTGCCCGTCATGATGAACACATCACATACGGGAATGTGGGGGTCGCCTTCTCTACAG CCCCGGGACTGCAGGGCGTCCTTGCTGTGGCCAGTGAGACGGGAGTCCTGAGGCTGTACAACACAGAGAACCGACAGAGTCCACTTCTGAAAG AATGGTTGGCACATGGTAATGCTATCTGTGACCTTGCTTGGGTGCCAGGGGAGGCTAGCTTG GTGACCGCGTCAGGTGATCAGATGGCCAAGCTGTGGGATGTGACATCAGGGGAGCTCCTTGGTAGCTTCAAGGGGCACCAGTGCAGCCTCAAGTCTGTTGCATTCACACGGCAGGAGAAAG CTGTGTTCTGTACTGGGGGCCGAGATGGGAATATTATGGTCTGGGACACAAGGTACAGCAAAAAAG ATGGCTTCTATAGGCAGGTAAAGCAGATCAGTGGAGCTCACAATAAAATGGACAGAAACACACCCTCTAAGACGAAGAAGAAACGCCCCGGCATGGACCCCTCTGTG GACTCCCAGCAGAGTGTCACAGTGGTTCTGTTCCAGGATGAACACACACTCATCTCCTCAGGTGCCGTTGATGG GATAATCAAGATGTGGGACCTCCGGAAAAACTACACAGTGTACCACCATGACCCCACCCCCCTCCAGGCGTACCCATACCCAGGGACTAGCACACAGAAGCTAG GTTACTCAGGGCTGGTGTTGGACTCCACTGGCTCCAACCTGTTCTCCAACTGCACTGACAACAACATCTACATGTTCAATGTCGGCGGGCTGGAAACCACTCCAG TGGCAGTCTTCGGTGGTCACCTCAACTCCTCGTTTGACGTGAAGTCCACTGTTAGCCCCGACAACCAGTTCCTGGCTAGTGGCTCAAGTGACCATCATGCGTACATTTGGAAG ATCGCCGACCCAAAACAGCCTCCCATGATGCTTCAGGGCCACCGCCAGCAAGTGACCTCCATAGCATGGTGCCCCACAGATTTCACAAAG ATCGCTTCCTGCTCTGATGACGACACCGTACGGATCTGGCGTCTGGACCGGGGTACGGATAGAGCAAAGTCTTCTGTCGGAAAGGACAATCTGGTGGGCTGGGCATGTCCTAaacctgccaccaccatgcccaGTCCAA tgcCTTTGAACCAGGCGGAGTGCACCCCAGCCAAGAGTCCCCGGCCAAGGCGTCTGGGGGCCCTGGCCTCCCCCCAGCCTGCTGCCTGCGCCCCCAGAGGAGCAGACCTGCCTCTCGCCTCCAACACCACCGCCGCCTCCCCCCTTCAGGCCCATGGCGCCAGGGCCACCCTCATATGTCAGAAAACGCCCTCCATCAGGAACTGGTTTGCCCGGCCTCCCGGAGAACAGATCACCCCTCCTCTCCGCAAGGTGCGTAGCCCCTGTCCCCTCCTTACCCTTTCCTCGGAGAGGACGGCCGAGCGCCGGCTGGAGAATGGTGACAGTGGGGCGGCGGGGGACTGTGACTGCATCACAGGGCTCTACCCCGCAGCCAAGAGGAGCCGGGGACCAGCAGCAGTGTGCTGCCCTAACCAGGAGCCACCTCATGCGGGCACAGAGAGGAGCGAGGCCTGGGGAAAAGCAGACCTCCAGGTGGAGGACCAGAGGCCTGTCCCAGCCACACAGGCAGATAAGGAGAACAGCTCTCCAGAAGGGGCAGACTGGTTGTCAGCAATGAGCCAGAAGCTGAGGAAAGGTGTGGGAAAACCCAGCAGCACTCCCAGAAGCACCAGTGCCCCCAAGAGGCAAGATGGCAGGATACCGACCTCACCGGTATACACAAGATCCTAA